A stretch of DNA from Pan troglodytes isolate AG18354 chromosome 21, NHGRI_mPanTro3-v2.0_pri, whole genome shotgun sequence:
CACAAAACCGACAGCTCCCTGGCAGGACAAGGAGGCTGACATTCAGATGTGGAGGAACAAGGCATGACCCATTCCTGGTCATGGGGGCCACAGCTGGACTCAGCCTTGAGGCTTGGCCAGACTTAACACCGTGTATAAACCGGGACCTTTTTAGGTAGAGTAATGGAAGCCAAACTCTAATGATCTTAGACAGTGCTATTAGTCTCCTGGGGCTGCCAGAAGAAATGACCGCAACTTCAGTGTCTTGAAACAAGAGAAACTGATTCTCgcagttctggagaccagaagtctgaaatgcaGGTGTTGCCAGGGCTGTAGTCTCTGGAGACTCTAGGGGAATCTGTGCCTACCTCCTCCAGCTTCCAGTGGCTcctgacattccttggcttgtggctgcatcacccCAATCCCTATCTCTGTCTTCCCCTGGTCTTTTGCTCAAAATGTCTGTGTTTAGTTTCCCTCTAGACACCTCTGCATCACACTCATAAGATGCAGAGGTGCGACATACAGGTGTTGAGAGCCCActtagataatccaggataagctCCTCTCAAGATCTGtaccttggctgggtgcagtgtctcacgcctgtaatcccagcactttgggaggccaaggcgggaggttcacttgaggtcaggagttggagaccagcctgggcaacatgcggagaccctgtctctactaaaaatagccaggcgtggtggcacacacctgtggtcccagctattcgggagactgaggtaggaggatttcttgagcctgggagtttgaggctgcagtgggctatgactgcaccactgaattccagcttgggtgacagagtgagactgtctcaaaaaaaaaaaaaaaaaaaatgtaaaacataactTAAATCACATCTCTTGCCACAGAAAGTAATACTCTTTTGCCTACATATAAGGTAATATTTACAGGATCCAGGGGTTAGGATGTGGACATATCTTTGGGACCACTGACCGCCATGAAGCAATCTCATAATTTTCAAATAGGTTCTGTCCTTTTTATCTCTCCAGTCTTTTGGAAAGCATATGCCTATATTTTTAATCcacaattctatttttatttgaggtcatttcatttctggtttttactttttattgagacagggtctcactctgtcacaggcTGGAATACactagcacaatcatggctcactgcagccaacttctgggctgaagtgatcctccagcctcagcctcctgagtagctggaactacagacacacatcaccatgcctggctgattcattttttaattttttctagagacaggctctaagttgcccaggctggtctcaaactcctggccccaggcaAACctccagcttcggcctcccaatgtgctgggattataggagtaagCCGCCTTACCCAGCCTCcagttttattgtgttttgttttgttttgtttgagacagagtcacgctctgtcaccaggctggagtgcagtggcacgatctcggctcactgcaacctctgccttgcgggttcaagcgattctcctgcctcagcctcccgagtagctcggattataggcatgcaccaccacgcctggctaaatttttgtatttttagtagagacggggtttcaccacgttggcgaACACAAAGTACTTGAGAGCTGGTTTAATATACAGCCAGCTTTCCAGAAATGCAACTACTGTGTACATCAAGGGAAAACTGAACTTCGTTTTCCTTAAAACTTATCACCAGCTGGTCATCATTTTGACAAATTCTGTCAACAACAGCCATGTCATTCCTGGCATCTGTATTGATCACATCTGAACGACACACGCCCTGCATGCAGCCCTGCAGGTACTGGCTGTATAACACGCCTGGCAAGAATTCCCTTCCACCCTGTGTCCCGGAAACAAGAAAGCGattgtgatccgctcacctcagcctcccaaagtgctgggattacaggcgtgagccactgcactcggcttcctccagtttttttttttttaatgcttatatTTTACTCTAATTAACTGAGTCAAAAATGGAGAATAGTTGAATACACTTTCATGTAAGGCAAATCATTTAGCCAATACTTAATTCTGCATTTGGGCTACCATGCCGCTGTGGTTAGCGGGGCAAGGTGATGAGCCCTCTCTCAACACACACACCCCGCCTCTCCCCAACCCACTTACACGTGTCCATTCCCACGCAGGTGTGGGGGCCTCAGAGGATTCCCTCTTCTTCGTAAAGTGAGAATGGGCTGGACTCGGCTTCACTGCCCAAcaactcctttttttcctttgggaaacTGTCCTTCCCATTCCATATAACCATCGCGGGCTGAGATCACTCACCGAGCTACAGGAAGAGGCCCGTTACTATGGGCCCATCAGGGTTCTGCCTGGGACAGTCCATAAATGCTGGAAGAGAGAGGTGCCTTTCCCTACTGAGGCTGCTAAAAGGAGACACTGCAAACTGAGGCTGCTAAAAGGAGACACTGCAAACTGGGGCTGctggtggcagtcttacactctCAGTGAAAGCCTGCCTGGCTGCAGGGGAAACCAATGCACAGACCAGCAGGGGCAACATCATTTGAACCCCTGGAGACAGCTGTGCCTGAAGCCTGCATGGCTCAGGCACATGCTCAAGCCACTCTGATTTGCTTGTTACAGTCAAGAGAgtccttggccgggcacagtggctcatgcctgtaatcccagcactttgggaggccgaggcaggcggatcacctgaggtcaggagttcaagaccagcctgaccaacatggtgaaaccccgtttctactaaaaatacaaaaattagccgggcatggtggcatgtccctgtaatcccagttattagggaggctgaggtgggagaatcgcttgaacctgggaggtggaggttgcagtgagccaagattgcaccactgcactccaggctagctAACAAAGCGaggctctgactcaaaaaaagagAGTCCTGACTGAAGCTGAGAGGCTGGTGGACAGCTGTCAGCAAGCAGTGTTTGTGGGTCTGATGTGAGCTGCGAAGTCCACACCTGATTTCAGAGCTGGTGGCTCTTTTTCCAATCAGGACAGCTCCAGGCCTGAGTTTTGGTGTGGCCTGTACCTAACCGCTGTGTCTTAGGTCAGGATCTCTAGAAGCCAAGCCCAAGACAGGAGTTCTCAAATGCCATGATTTACTGAGGGAATGCCTTCGGGGAAACCTGCCAGTGAGGAGAGCTGGAGGAGGCGGGCAGGGGCGGGAGCTGAGCCAGGTGGGGGTCCCTGCTGGAGTCTAGCCTCAGCTTGACCCCACCGGGGCTCTGGAGCAGGAACAGCACACTGCATTGTCCCTTGAGGCAGTCACTGGCTTCAGTTGCCTCTGGGAGCAGAGTAAAAGTGGACAGGCATTTCTGGGAGTACAATTCCCTAGAGAAGGGGACAGCTCTGAGCTGTGTTACCAGCCACCatttccaggggctgggggatgCGCTGCACTGGCCCAGAGAGGTCTCTGAGCAAGGCCCCCACAACCTCCACTTCAACCTCCTGCCAAACCTCAAGCAGATTGAGAAGGAGCCGCTAGAGACACAGGAACCCTTTCCTCATCAGAAGTCTCCAAGCTTtggaggaagaaggaggcaggcaggaggtgggaggatcgtttcaCCCCAGGGGTTCAGGGCTGCAGTggactatgatcatgccactgcactactgcctggtgacagagtgagaccctgtctcaaaaaaaacagacaaaaaaaaatcaatgctctTAGCATCTGCTGGGTCCACATTGGGCAGTGTGTGTGACATGGtccagctgcaagggaggctgggaaatgcagtTTCATTATCTGAGTACTAGTGGAGAAAGAAGAGACGAAAGCAATGAAAATCCCTGCCATGAGGAGGTGAGAGCTGATTCATTTCAGCTTCCTTAGGTGAGGTGATGGGGCCCAGACAGGTTCTGAGGCCACTGGAGGTCACACAGGCCATCAGGGATACACCCAGTGGCAGACCCTGGTCTCCAGGCTCCCAGGACACAGAACACATAAAAGCAAGGTCAGTCTCAGCACACAGATTTAATAAGCACTGTATGTTATTCCTACAGCTGCAGGAAACCAGGGGGAAGACGGCCACAGGGCCAATGCCAGGCAGGGCACAGGGTGGGGCCCATCAAGCAGCATATGGGGAACAGGAAAGACTCTGCCAGCATGGGCATGGTGCACAGGTGGCTACAATGGTGGGTGATGCCCAGTTGGGAGGATGCAGTGTTAGACGGGGTCTTGTCCGATGGATTCCTTGGGGGGTTATatgcttgggaggctgatacaATTTCCTAGAATTCTGGGATTCTGGATGGTCTCTGACCTGCTCTAGGGGATCTGGGTCTCCAGAGAGGTCTCAGCTACAAAAGTGACCCTCTCCTGACCCCACTTTGTGGGAGACCCCAATGGTCTCAAGGTCTGTGGATAAAGGGACTTACAACCAAGATGCCTCCTGACAGGGGACCGGGGGCTTTACAGTCAGGCCCCAGCCTACATCCCTTGCCCCAGGGGACGGCACACAGGGTGTCCAAACCTACAAAGGGCAGTGGGGTGAAAGCACCAGGGCCGGCTTGGGGGGTAAGCCAGTCCCTTCTCAAGGGGCCAGTAGGCCACAGAGGCGGCCCAGGCAGGCAGGGTGGAGTAGCTGGCTGTGCTATCCGAGGTCGCTGTCCTAATCAGAGCAGGGCCGGGAGAGCCAGGACAGGAAGTATGGAGAGCAGGGAGCGTCTCTCCAGGGCCCTGCCTGTGGAGGACACCTTGGGGGTGGGAGCCAAGTGCAGACTTGaggcaaaagcctgtctctgccctctgcctgcacccccaccccaggcccttcATGCCTCCACCCAGGCCCATCAGGGACAGAAGGGTGTGAAGGTGACAGTGGGGGAGGTGCCAGCtcaccctcccctccctgcaccTACCTGCAGGAGGCTGTGCTCCGGGTCTCCCTGGGGGTTCAGCTGGTCCAGCAGGACTGGGGGCCACCCGCTGGCAAAGGCCTGAATGGCACCATCTATGGAGGGAGGGGTCCAGGGTGGACTTAGCTGGGAAACCCTAGCACAGGGCTCTCAGCACAGGGGACAAAGTGAGAGACCCCCTGCTGCAACGACTGGCTCCTTGGACAGAAGGTGTGTGGTGaggaataacaaaataataagcaCAGCTGTGACAGAGTGACTCAACTGTACAGTCTTCCATTCTCCCCTCTAAAATGGCCCCCAGCCAGGCGGCTTGGGAGGGGCAGTAAGCGCCGCCCCAACTCCCCCTCCACTCCCGCCCGGGCCCCTCACCCAAGCAGCGGTTCCTTGTAAACAGCCCCCGGAAGGCTTCGCAGTCCTCACGCAGGTTCCCGCTGGCTCCGCAGTCGCACCAGGGCGCCACGCGCGCGCTCACGTTGTCCACGTAGTTAGGGGTGACGGCGGTGCCTGCGGGGACCCTGAGGGCGAAGTCATCGGCCCACCCAGGCGGAGATATCCCCTGGAGAACCCCCGCCCTCGCCCGGATCCCGGCCGCGCGTACCCACGAGGCCCGCGTAGGCGCGCAGGCAGCGGGCGCCCTGGTCCAGCAGGCAGCCGTCGGGGGCGCTGGGCGCTGGGGTGCACGAGACCTGAAAGGCCAGGAGGCGAGGCCTGCGCGGCGGGAGGGCGGTGAGCCGGAGAGAGAGGCCCCGTCCCCACCCTCGCCAcagccccgcccccgcccgcgcGCACCTGCAGACCCGGCTGCGCTCGCAGAAGTTTAAGGGCTCAAGGCAGGAGGGCGGCGCGGGGCCGGGCCCCGAAAAGGCGCAGGAGGGCACGAAGGTCTGGCGCCGACGCTCGGCGCACGCGGGGCCCGCGCACGGGCAGAAGAGCAGTGCGTGGGTGAGCGCGGGCGGCCCGCGGGCGAAGAAGCGGCGCAGGGCCCGGCGGCAGCGGGCGCGGGGACAGCCCCCCTGCGCTGCCCGGCCCAGGCACTGCGCCACATACTCGGAGCGCAAACGCTGGCACCGCGCGTCCGCCGTGCAGGCTTCGGCCGCGTCCACACATCGGTTCCCTCCGACCGAGCTCACCGACCCTGGGAAAGGCGCGGGCAGGCTGCAGGTCTCAGTGCGCCCCGCATGCACACTTCACCCAGCCCATCCACGCCCCTGGAAGGTGGGGGACGCTGAAAACCCGAGAAAGCATAGAGTGTGGCCCAAAGGCGGGGCCGACTGGCACTGATCGGCTCTCCGTCGTGGGGATGGGCAGCGGCGGGCTCTGGAGGGCTCTGCAACACGTCAGGGATGGAGAGGGAGcatggaggctgagccaggccttCCCCAAAAGCTGAAGCCCCTCCTTCCCAAGCATCACCACCATTCCCAGAACGGCCACACACGTCCAAAGACGGGTCCAGGGGCTCCTCCTACACTCAATGGCACTACCTGACGGGGGAACAATGAGGCTTTCTGGGGATCTGGCCAATGGAGACTTTAAAACCAGAGATGGCATAGAAGACAGTGGCTGCTCCTAGTCTCTTAATGACAGGCTGTGACGCCATACCTTTCCTCCTCTACCCCTCCACCTCGCCGCTTATCCTCCACCATGGAGACCCTTTGGGTGGGTCTAGTGATTTctgtttctccctctttcctgacctcctgctcctcctcctgccccctgcATGGGTGTCTCCCCTCTCCAGCCTTTCCTGATGCTCCCTTGAGTTGAGGTCATCCTGCCCCATCTGGACTGGCTTCCTCCAGCCCCTCCACCCTTCATCAGCCAGGGGAGAGCAGATTCATGCAAGAGCTCTGGCCACTGAAGAACCCACTGAGTCCTGGCTGCCAGGGTGTGGATTCAGAGAAGTCCCTGACGACACACCGCCGGGCTTTGTCCTGAGCCACAGGACCCAAGGGTTCATCAGTGGTTTTAGTGACCAGGCCCCATGATAGGTGACACCCTGCTGGAGACAGAGAAGGTGTCTGGCACCCCAGTCACACACCAGGGGTTGGGTAGACAGAGGGTGAGCTCTGCCCACATGCCCACAGGCTATGTCTAAATAGAGCCAGGATAACTGGAAGTTGGGACTTGGCAGCCCCTTCCCAGGATTTGAGTCACAAAAACCAGGCTAATCGAATCCCCCCCAGCCTCCACAAGTTCTCCAGTCTGGAGCATCTCATTCAGACTAGAAGCCTTTCTGGTGCCCAGCCTGAGTGGACGTGCACAGCCTGCCCCCTCATCCATCTCCCTGTGTGTTTGTGCACAGGGGCTACGGGGTGGTATCCCACCCCAAGGCTGGGAGCAGGGTGCCTCTCTGGCAATGGCCGTGTCTTTCAGGCTGTGGATTGGAACGCGTGGTGAGAGTGATTCCTGCTGTGACTTCAGCACCTGCCTCTGCAGGAAGGATGAACATAGCTCGAGGGCTTAGAATGGTCCCTGAGTGGAGGGGATAGATGGCAGCGGGGTGagtcctcccttcctcccctccccaaagGGCACACTTCACTTTCCTCTCACAGCCTTGCCAGGCACATCCTCAGGTCTCAGCTGCACACACCAGCACCTGATGTTGCCTAAGGGTTTGAACCCACCTCTGCCTGTTGCTTACCTGTCACCCTTGCCCAGAACACCCTTACCCAGTCTCCACCCTCACAGCAGCTCATCTCAGCTGCAAGATCTCCTCCACCTTAAACCTATACCAGATTCCACTTTCCACACTACACTCAGTAAAGTGACCCCTCCCTCCGCGACATCCATGCAGGGAAGGAGCAGTCCAAGAAGGTGGAACAACAGATGAACAACACCGAAGATTCACCAAGGAATCTGTGTGATGGGTAGGAGGGCTGGGGCTGAGGGGAGGGTGAGAGAGTTGGGAGATGGCAGACAATAGGCAAAAGTTCCTGGGGCAGGGGTGCCAAGGCTGGACTCGGGAGGGGGATGGCGGTGGTGGCTTGACTGGGCTGGGAGGCGAGGTGCTCAGCACATAGTGGGGTCAATTGCCAGGTGTCCCCAAGCCGTGCGCACAGGCCTCTCACTGGCAACCCTTCCTGTGGTTCAGCTTTTCCTGGAATATCTTGCCCTCCCACCTTGTCACTGAGGAGCAGGGACAGAGAGGCCAGGGTTCGGGgtccaggggaagagaggggcGCTCACCCAGTAACAGCGGCAGCAGCAGCGCAGGCCCCAGGCAGCGGACCATGCTGGACTTCAACAGAGAAGGATGGCTGGCAGAGCCCTAGTCTGATAGGCGCCCCCTTCCTAGTGCCTCTGGAGCAGGAGCACAGTGAAAACCCAGCTGTCTGCGCTGATACCCCTGGGAGGAGCCTTTGCTGCAGCAACTCCCCGCCCTCATTAAGTCTCCACCCCAGGCTGCACCTTCAGGTAAACCTGGGAGCCACGGGATTCGGCGCCTGAACGTGCCTAGACGGACCCCAACACACTAGCCCTGCCACGCACACCCAGCAACACACAGACAACCACCCAGGGAGACCTGGTCTCTCCCATGCTAAACTAGGAACGCTATGaaacagcatttttcttttccttttttatataattctattttaaacttaaaaaaatttttttgaatagagttggggtctcgctctattgcccaggctggtcttgaactcctgggctcaaaccatcctcccacctcggcctctcaaagtgctaggatgacaggtgtgagccaccatgcctggcctattttaaacTTCTTATTGTTGACTAATTTTAGACTTGCAGAAAAGTTGGAAAATGTAAGCATTTTCCTTacacccttcacccagcttcccctgATGGTCCATCTTACTTAATCATAGTCCAATCATTACAGCTAGGAAACTAACCTTGGTACAATCCTGTTAACGAAACTGTAGACtgttttgcatttctcatttttccactaatgtcctttttctgttccaagatcCATTCTAGGATCCCACATCACAGTTGTCTCCTTATTCTCCTCAATCTGGGAGTTCCTTCATCTTTCCTTATCTTTacccttgacacttttgaagaatcCTGGCCAGTTATTTTGCAGAATGTTTCTCTTGAGTTGTCTGATGTTTTATTCTGATCAGAATGAGACACAGCATTGTTTTGACTAACCAAAAAGTTATTCTATAAGTAAATATTGAGGTTAAAAATCTcatccaacctgggcaacagagtaaggccctgtctcaaataaagtcTCAACACTAAGATTTAAAAAGTGACCAGAAAAGCCCCCACTATGATTtgtcttgacttttttttaaaacaaacaaacaaacaaacaaacacgatGTCTTGCTCtctccctcaggctggagtgcagtggcaccatcttggctcactgcaatctccgcctcccaggttcaagcgattcttctgcctcagcctcccaagtagctgggattacagacgcccgccaccatgcccggctaatttttgtatttttagtagagacaaggtttcaccatgttggccaggctggtctcgaacttctaatctcaagtgacccacccacctctgcctcccaaagtgctggaattacagacgtgagcaacTGCGCTTGGCctcattagcatcttaaatctccacACAGGGGTGTGTTCCTTACTATTATAAGGAGCAAAGGATCAGTTTGAGgacaggtaaaataaaaatgcacttgCTGCCTAGAGGGAGAAGTCCCTGCTGAAGATAGCTTTGCTTGAATGAGCTCAATTGCAATGCCAGTGCTGAGGCTTGTTGACTGTACGGTCACCACAGTTGCTGCTGCGCGCCTAGAACATGGTCACTTTCTTGACTACCTATCCTGTCTCAGTACATCTGTCTGTGGTTTGTGGTGGtccatttcctgatttttttatgAATCGGAAGACTGTGATGTGCTTTCCGCTGTGCTAACCATGGCCGCTGAAGCAAAATGTAAACCAAGATGCCCCTGCAGTGGTTGTGCTTCACTCTACGACATctgttaccggaaaggggtccagattcagaccccaggagagggttcttggatctcctgcaagaaagaatttgggacGAGTCCGTAAAGTGAAAGCacgtttattaggaaagtaaaagaataaaagaatggctactccatagagagagcagccctgagggctgctggttgcccatttttatggttgttTCTGGATGATCTCCTAAACAGGGGTGGATTGTTCAtgtctcccctttttagaccatatatgGTAACTTCCTGATactgccatggcatctgtaacctgtcatggcgctggtgggagcgTAGCAGTggggacgaccagaggtcactctcatcaccatcttggtttgggtgggttttagccagcttctaTATTGcaagctgatttttttgtttggttggttttttgagatggagtctcgctccaggctagagtgcagtgacacgatctcagctcactgcaacctccacctcctgggttcaagcgattctcctgcctcagcctcccaagtagctgggattacaggcgcacaccagcatgcctggctagtttttgtatttttagtagagatgaggtttcaccttgttggccaggctggtctcgaacttctgacctcaggtgatccgcccacctcagcctcccaaagtgctgggattacaggcgtgagctaccgcgcctggcctactgcaaactattttatcagcaaggtctttatgacctgtatctcctatctcatcctgtgacacAGAATGCTATAACTGTCTGGAAAcacagcccagtaggtctcagccttattttgctcagcccctattcaagatggagttgctctggttcacaggCCTCTGACACATCCTCTTGTGTTTTGGCGTGTGGGAGGAAAGAGGGGTGAGGGAAGGAAACTCAAAACCAAGCTCTGACCACACAGGGCAGGTACACTCTCCCACCTGTCTGTGGGTGCCGCAAGTcaagggaggggcagagagagaagaaggtGTGACAGATGGCCGCAGGCCACAGAATGTCAGAGGAAGCCCAGTCCCTCCCGGGGCAGCCCAAGTAGCTGGTAGTTGGGTGGCCAAATAGAGGGCGTCACAGCTGAGCTGGACTCGCTCACTACCCCCAGCTCAATGTCCACTCTGCCCCTCAGCACCTCCTGCTCAGCCTCAGGGTCCATGCCTGCCCTCCTGCTTCCCAGTCACTTCTGCGTGCCTCCTGCTTTTCTGCTGTTGGCCCCATGCCAGCTCCTTTCTGCTGAGCTTCTCTTCTCCAGTTCTCCAGCACAGCCAGGTGATCCCGGGCTCCAGACAGGCCTCTCCCCCAGACTGGGGCCTCCCCTCTTAGAGCCCTCTTTCCTTCCCACGTGGCCTCCCCAGGGTTCGCCACTGAATGGGGAAGGGGTGGAGGGGGTGCTGGGCAGTCTTGGGGAATAGCCAAGAGGGCAGAGTTGGCCTCCCCAGGGTCCCTTGTAGCTGGAGTCCTGCGGGGTCTAGACACCCCCTCCTGAAGGGTAAGAGCGGGGGATTTATATTAACGTGTATTTTTagagtctcctttttttttttttttttgagacggagtcttgctcttgttgcccaggctggagtgcagtggcgcgatctcagctcactgcaacctccacctcccatgttcaaacaattctcctgccacagcctcccgagtagctgggattataggcacgtgccaccacaccaggctaatttttgtatttttagtagagatggggtttcaccacattggccaggctggtctcaaactcctgacctcaaatgatcctcccgccttggcctcccaaagtgctgggattacaggcatgagccaccatgcctggccttagatTCTCTATTTTATGATGGTTTAACATCTCGGGGTGGGGGCTTGTTGGCTGGAGAGAAACTGCTTGATTCCTGGAGATCAGAAACAACTCATGCCTTTCATATGCAAACCGACCAATCTTGAGTCCATACACCAACCACCCCCTTCAAGGAACTCTCATACGAAACCAGTATTTCCCCTGCCCTAAACCAGCTCAGGGCCAGGCACCTACCCAGACAATTAGAGCCCAACCCCACGCCCCAAACCCCACCAGAATGATTCAAAATGCCAATCCTACCCTCTTCCCCTGGCCTGCCTTGCCTCCCCAGTGGAAACGGCACTGCGGGCTGTGGCCTGTGCCTTCCACTCGCTCCTGATTCTGTCCCTGGACCAAACCTAGTGCCTCCCCACTGTGGCCCTGCATGGTGGGAAACTGTGAGTAATAACTTCTTTCAACAGCATTGGCCTCTGTGTCATCATTCAGTCACcttcataaattaaaattttgcaactacaactgaggcaggagggggcTTTAGAGAGCACTCTCACCTGGCCCCTTGGGCTTGTGGAGTGGAGCCCGAGGTGAAGTTGCCTCCCTGCACTCAGTTTTGGGATGGTTTTGTTATGTGGCAACAGCTGGCTGATATAGGCCACTCAGCAGCTCTTGCATGAAGCAATGGGAGAATGTGAACGCCCAAGGGAGGCAGGAGTGACAGAGCAAAGAGGGTGTTCAAACTAGGCAACACTGTCCTGTGCCCAGACACATGCCTGGGGCTCTGGCTGCCATCTAGGCTCGGCCTGCCAGCCACCACCCTGCCAGCCACCACCCTGTCAGCCACCACCCCGCCAACCACCACCCCGCCAACCACCACCCCGTGTGGTCCTCAGGGCACCCCATGGGTTGAATTTACATACAGAAAAGACTAACCAAGGTCCAAGTgtaatatgtctttttaaaatttattttagagacagggtcttgctctgtcacccaggctggagtgcagtggtgccaccatagctcactgcagtgttgaactcaggctcaagtgatcctcctgcttcagcctcctgagcagctaggcctacaggtacacaccaccacgcccagctaattttaaaatttttctgtagatgcggtgtcttgctgtgttgcccaggctggtgtggacctcctggcctctggtgatcctcctaccccggcttcccaaagtgctgggattataggcatgagccaccacgcctataGCCAACATGTCTTTCTTTTGACTTCTACTTTGGTATCTTTTCTTAAATGGTTCCCTCtgtcccccccacacacacagaaTGGGGGAGAGGCTGTCAGATTCTGAGCTCCAGAACCTCAGGTATAGCACtgggattgggggtgggggctcAGGAACCACCTAGGGTAGAAGACAGGGTGGgaagaaacaggaaggaaggTCCCCAAAATTATGTTTGTTTGCAGAGGCCAGCCAGGCTCCAGGGGAGTGTGGACTCAGTCGAACCATAGGGCCCCA
This window harbors:
- the GFRA4 gene encoding GDNF family receptor alpha-4, coding for MVRCLGPALLLPLLLGSVSSVGGNRCVDAAEACTADARCQRLRSEYVAQCLGRAAQGGCPRARCRRALRRFFARGPPALTHALLFCPCAGPACAERRRQTFVPSCAFSGPGPAPPSCLEPLNFCERSRVCRPRLLAFQVSCTPAPSAPDGCLLDQGARCLRAYAGLVGTAVTPNYVDNVSARVAPWCDCGASGNLREDCEAFRGLFTRNRCLDGAIQAFASGWPPVLLDQLNPQGDPEHSLLQVSSTGRALERRSLLSILPVLALPALL